A single region of the Pontimicrobium sp. SW4 genome encodes:
- a CDS encoding AAA family ATPase has product MEHNSTFPIKQNELDALRDEATSYIKSVQWEQGQRAKNKENNGKDESILLYLSRAQGGNGGVEVTSVSKTILALKKRLLPGSVAIPVHLNETLFAVQEGLTLGIWIKDSYYDASGLSSLNERKSVLDNSGKREYESKMHTATAFMLFATAYNILHNLKPHASDDLSVMKNKFAGIPEVSFMSPLKGVACALYYYDKYLSHPDIVKTDKDVIDFTVVYFEALIDEIQLRKSSLEYTETILDRTYKLESSDFAVSGWENVFAGVAKSIEFNKIQFEQIVGNRDAKHFARRLTERMLSYDFTAKKNPFQELGGFMPVFMGYGIPGTGKSMLIAAIATRLKEHCDNLDIPFLFHPMPDTLISTFQGGSAEKMVEWMKPLQDPTKLIFAPIDDAENNLQERTAQGVSAGVKEVIGVFLRYTEGAYAVNYGNSSIGLFTNLPEMLDKAVISRVQGRFKIDGARTEHDFLDQDHLWWRKLDDTMPDFVNMQGPENYSYLQDQGLAKNMGEILKVSDKPTEERVLEAYDKIEENFKTNQHLFYANLYKEIQKIFPFFSSRDVRNIQSAVSLRLTDFDLEEDWFENPDIYFKKDYDTKFNMLQELMRANMKGLDFSEIRRQEVVRYLDNVATIADTDFKRKVDARVNQLNIDLEARKQFDENDD; this is encoded by the coding sequence ATGGAACACAACTCAACATTTCCAATTAAACAAAACGAACTTGATGCACTTCGTGATGAAGCAACGTCGTATATAAAAAGTGTACAATGGGAACAAGGTCAACGTGCAAAAAATAAAGAAAATAATGGCAAAGATGAATCTATATTGTTGTATTTGTCTAGAGCACAAGGAGGAAATGGAGGCGTTGAAGTAACATCGGTATCTAAAACAATTTTAGCATTAAAAAAGAGACTACTACCAGGTTCTGTAGCAATTCCAGTTCATTTAAATGAAACACTTTTCGCAGTTCAAGAAGGGTTGACTTTAGGAATTTGGATAAAAGACAGTTATTATGATGCGTCTGGCTTATCTAGTTTAAATGAACGAAAATCTGTTCTAGATAATTCAGGCAAGCGTGAATATGAGAGCAAAATGCACACAGCAACTGCTTTTATGTTATTTGCTACTGCGTATAATATCCTTCATAATTTAAAACCTCATGCTTCTGATGATTTAAGTGTCATGAAAAACAAGTTTGCAGGAATTCCTGAAGTGTCTTTTATGTCGCCTTTAAAAGGAGTTGCATGCGCTTTGTACTATTATGACAAGTATTTAAGTCATCCAGATATTGTAAAGACTGATAAAGATGTGATTGATTTCACGGTCGTGTACTTTGAGGCACTCATAGATGAAATTCAGCTACGAAAAAGCTCATTGGAATATACCGAAACAATTCTTGATAGAACCTATAAACTTGAAAGTTCAGATTTCGCTGTTTCAGGTTGGGAAAATGTATTTGCAGGTGTTGCTAAAAGTATTGAGTTTAATAAAATTCAATTTGAACAGATAGTAGGAAACAGAGATGCAAAGCATTTTGCACGTCGTTTAACTGAACGTATGTTGAGTTACGATTTTACAGCTAAAAAGAATCCGTTTCAAGAGCTTGGAGGTTTTATGCCAGTGTTTATGGGTTACGGAATTCCAGGTACTGGGAAGAGTATGTTGATTGCGGCTATTGCTACACGACTAAAAGAGCATTGTGATAATCTAGATATTCCATTTTTGTTCCATCCTATGCCTGATACGTTAATTAGTACATTTCAAGGTGGTTCAGCTGAGAAAATGGTAGAATGGATGAAGCCATTGCAAGACCCAACAAAACTCATTTTCGCACCAATTGATGATGCCGAAAATAATTTGCAAGAGCGTACTGCTCAAGGTGTGTCTGCTGGTGTTAAAGAAGTAATTGGTGTGTTTTTAAGATATACCGAAGGTGCCTATGCAGTAAATTACGGAAATAGCTCTATTGGGTTGTTTACGAATCTTCCTGAAATGTTAGATAAAGCAGTAATTTCACGTGTACAAGGTCGTTTTAAAATTGATGGAGCAAGAACGGAACATGACTTTTTAGACCAAGATCATTTATGGTGGCGAAAATTGGATGATACCATGCCAGATTTTGTAAACATGCAAGGACCAGAAAATTATAGTTATTTGCAAGATCAAGGTTTAGCTAAAAATATGGGCGAAATCTTAAAGGTTTCAGATAAGCCAACAGAAGAACGTGTACTTGAAGCTTATGATAAAATTGAGGAAAACTTTAAAACAAATCAGCATTTGTTTTACGCTAACCTTTATAAAGAAATTCAAAAGATATTCCCGTTTTTCTCATCGCGTGATGTTAGAAACATTCAAAGTGCAGTATCATTACGTTTAACCGATTTTGATTTAGAGGAAGATTGGTTTGAAAATCCAGACATCTATTTCAAAAAGGATTACGATACTAAGTTTAATATGTTGCAAGAATTGATGCGAGCAAATATGAAAGGTTTGGATTTCTCAGAAATTAGACGACAAGAAGTAGTACGTTACTTAGATAATGTGGCAACCATTGCAGATACCGATTTTAAACGTAAAGTAGATGCTAGAGTGAATCAATTAAATATTGATTTGGAAGCGAGAAAGCAATTTGATGAAAATGATGATTGA
- a CDS encoding outer membrane protein transport protein, translated as MKNNFLKLVVLLFSTVIYAQAGHIMQGVGSVNMSMGGASTAQPLDISGALQWNPAAISTFDSKILKFDLGLFFSSPELRSSLPPDMLGPGSPGVSGVTKDERGVSLMPALAMVWGKPESKHTFGVSAFGISGFGVTFLEEKNNPLSPDFNPMNDSNPINYPQEAMGFGHIESDYMLLQIGFTYAYELSDKLSIGVQPNIDYATLELMPNPTANPNSSGYPSTNKASAIGFGAQFGVFFDSGSGFKLGASYKTTQNFGDFEFENTYLDNSTSTSKFSMDYPSILSFGLGYSTGAIDFALDYRSVNYENTEGFSKTGWTSTASVAGFGWDNISIISAGLQYKGIDKIPLRVGYTYSTNPINNEVAFFNVPATAIIKNAFQIGLSYKVNDNLNFDGVYHYGTSGGTTSGQMLSPMMAGSGNPYGAIPESSVSYDMTTSMIMVGFSYNFSNN; from the coding sequence ATGAAAAATAACTTTTTAAAACTAGTAGTATTATTGTTTTCAACAGTAATATATGCACAAGCAGGACATATTATGCAAGGTGTAGGATCCGTCAATATGTCTATGGGTGGAGCATCAACCGCACAGCCATTAGATATTTCAGGCGCTTTACAGTGGAATCCGGCAGCTATAAGCACCTTTGATTCAAAGATTTTAAAATTTGATTTAGGTTTATTCTTTTCATCACCAGAATTACGCTCTAGTTTACCACCAGATATGTTAGGCCCTGGATCACCAGGAGTAAGCGGTGTTACAAAGGATGAAAGAGGAGTTTCTCTAATGCCAGCTTTAGCGATGGTTTGGGGAAAACCAGAAAGTAAACATACTTTTGGTGTTTCAGCTTTTGGTATTAGTGGTTTTGGAGTCACTTTTCTAGAAGAAAAGAATAATCCTTTAAGCCCAGATTTTAACCCAATGAATGATTCGAATCCAATTAATTATCCTCAAGAAGCGATGGGATTTGGACATATTGAATCAGATTATATGTTGTTACAAATAGGATTCACTTACGCTTATGAATTGTCTGATAAGTTATCTATTGGTGTGCAACCAAATATAGATTATGCAACCTTAGAGCTTATGCCAAATCCAACGGCTAATCCAAACTCATCAGGTTACCCATCAACCAATAAAGCATCAGCAATAGGTTTTGGTGCGCAATTTGGTGTGTTTTTTGATTCAGGTTCTGGATTTAAGCTAGGAGCATCTTATAAAACAACACAAAATTTTGGAGATTTCGAATTTGAAAACACGTATTTAGATAATAGTACCTCGACAAGTAAATTCAGTATGGATTATCCATCAATTTTATCATTTGGTTTAGGATATTCAACTGGAGCTATTGATTTTGCATTAGATTACAGAAGTGTTAACTACGAAAACACTGAAGGTTTTTCAAAAACTGGTTGGACATCAACAGCATCTGTAGCAGGGTTTGGTTGGGATAATATTTCAATAATTTCTGCAGGACTTCAGTATAAAGGCATTGATAAAATACCTTTAAGAGTTGGCTATACTTATAGTACGAACCCAATTAATAATGAAGTAGCTTTTTTTAATGTACCAGCTACTGCAATAATTAAAAATGCTTTTCAAATTGGCTTAAGCTATAAAGTGAATGATAATTTAAATTTTGATGGTGTTTATCACTATGGAACTAGTGGTGGTACAACTTCAGGACAAATGCTATCTCCAATGATGGCTGGATCAGGAAATCCTTATGGAGCAATTCCTGAATCTTCAGTATCATACGATATGACAACTTCTATGATTATGGTAGGTTTTAGTTATAATTTCAGTAACAACTAG
- a CDS encoding microtubule-binding protein codes for MSDDFDLLETNSNEKQEKVDVNWGKAIDTMKSKLAQEDDPEMRQKILNATLDDVVHMAEKDRTSLLDAIKDLTDYQDEVGIIFENFSSLNGDEQKIIDNAIKRLERAKVELEDAENKPDTWWNNLWGRKSKIKKAQDELKAAQKTRDEADNKAKALFQQRIENADVQTLLNELSYKSQAAVKRLKDREVEIKEVEDKLQDAIVEATKNHTKALEKKKEVEGLLEEKYALLKQARQELEEIVDKQSADYAQAIGKVTQLEQKVEELEGLKNAYTTLAASKDSFVHKHNLTIKVLTSLRSNLQTHRAKLKSDTEERLKYYDGYIVALKARTDQEFAAILEHLGVKTDEHIGETLAAMHSASAKARQEMMDNIPVHEKVMQGVYGSYAEALQEIRVKDAEIQKNFADRYGIDMKEIFEEYYKAENNHPAGDDGGEGANPKPKGDDDLLS; via the coding sequence ATGTCTGATGATTTTGATTTATTAGAAACAAATTCTAACGAAAAACAGGAAAAAGTAGATGTAAACTGGGGAAAAGCTATCGATACAATGAAATCGAAATTAGCTCAGGAAGATGACCCAGAAATGCGTCAAAAAATATTAAATGCTACATTAGATGATGTTGTACATATGGCAGAAAAAGACAGAACGTCTTTATTGGATGCTATTAAAGACCTTACCGATTACCAAGATGAAGTAGGAATTATTTTTGAAAACTTTTCATCTTTAAATGGTGATGAGCAAAAAATAATCGATAATGCTATTAAACGTCTAGAAAGAGCTAAAGTAGAACTTGAAGATGCCGAGAATAAACCTGATACTTGGTGGAATAATCTTTGGGGAAGAAAAAGTAAAATTAAAAAAGCTCAAGACGAGTTAAAAGCAGCTCAAAAAACTCGTGATGAGGCAGATAATAAAGCAAAAGCATTATTTCAGCAACGTATTGAAAATGCAGATGTACAAACCCTGCTTAATGAACTATCTTATAAAAGTCAGGCAGCAGTTAAGCGTTTAAAAGATCGTGAAGTTGAGATTAAGGAAGTAGAAGACAAACTTCAAGATGCTATTGTAGAGGCAACAAAAAATCATACTAAAGCTTTAGAAAAGAAGAAAGAAGTAGAAGGTTTGTTAGAAGAAAAATATGCGTTACTAAAACAAGCACGTCAAGAGCTTGAAGAAATTGTAGATAAGCAGTCTGCAGATTATGCTCAAGCAATAGGAAAAGTAACACAGTTAGAGCAGAAAGTAGAAGAATTAGAAGGATTGAAAAATGCTTATACAACATTAGCTGCATCTAAAGACAGCTTTGTGCACAAACATAACTTAACTATAAAAGTATTAACGTCGTTACGAAGTAACTTACAAACACACAGAGCCAAATTAAAATCTGATACTGAAGAGCGTCTAAAGTATTATGATGGTTATATAGTGGCTTTAAAAGCACGTACAGACCAAGAGTTTGCTGCGATATTAGAACACTTGGGAGTTAAAACGGATGAACATATAGGCGAAACGTTAGCAGCAATGCATTCAGCTTCAGCTAAGGCAAGACAAGAAATGATGGATAATATTCCAGTGCACGAAAAAGTAATGCAAGGAGTTTATGGTAGTTATGCCGAAGCTTTACAAGAAATTCGTGTGAAAGATGCAGAAATTCAAAAAAACTTTGCAGATCGTTATGGCATCGATATGAAAGAGATTTTTGAAGAATACTATAAAGCTGAAAACAACCATCCAGCTGGAGATGATGGAGGTGAAGGAGCCAATCCAAAGCCTAAAGGAGACGACGATTTGTTATCATAA